The Parus major isolate Abel chromosome 4, Parus_major1.1, whole genome shotgun sequence genome has a window encoding:
- the ANAPC10 gene encoding anaphase-promoting complex subunit 10 isoform X2, producing the protein MTTPNKTPPGADPKQLERTGTVREIGSQAVWSLSSCKPGFGVDQLRDDNLETYWQSDGSQPHLVNIQFRRKTTVKTLCIYADYKSDESYTPSKISVRVGNNFHNLQEIRLILQWVSCLPKSTADSF; encoded by the exons ATGACTACCCCAAACAAGACCCCACCTGGTGCTGATCCAAAGCAGTTAGAGAGGACTGGTACTGTTAGAGAAATAGGCTCACAAGCAGTTTGGTCTCTTTCATCCTGTAAGCCAG ggTTTGGAGTGGATCAGTTACGAGATGATAATCTAGAGACTTACTGGCAGTCAGATGGATCACAGCCCCATTTGGTGAACATCCAATTTAG aagaaaaacaacagtgaaGACCTTATGTATTTATGCAGACTACAAATCTGATGAAAGTTACACTCCAAGCAAAATCTCTGTCAGagtaggaaataattttcataatctCCAGGAAATCCGG CTTATTCTGCAATGGGTCTCCTGTCTACCCAAATCCACAGCTGACTCTTTCTGA